A genomic region of Plasmodium malariae genome assembly, chromosome: 14 contains the following coding sequences:
- the PmUG01_14030600 gene encoding conserved Plasmodium protein, unknown function translates to MSSKLWRVILKDDVSKFANYLQSEGGIDLNAYNKDGLTILLFGIEKGCAECCYYLINEKNVNIFLKDKKEKENALMKCMATGNNMINVSKLLIEKKINVNEKNKNGKTSLHIASEHNYLKGIELLLKNNADINAVDYDNNTPLMCSIRRNKEESALLLIENNADVNIKDKDMNSILHICAKEHLSNISQYILGTHKFNINDCMDKENNTPLHIAAKENIKSLCNLYLKYNFDESIKNNNNETYSDILKKHEENAILKEKEKKKNYEEKEIRKRKNYEHAMLKTDVSNFLKAYNLETLIPHFYKHNYIYVDRAFLEIHDSSLKKMSLNKEDRNRFFNALEQYYAEIEEQQNERNLANQQMLDEQRRTRKLKYVSYIVSFIFTSLFIYSLIISLIKRGRLFF, encoded by the coding sequence ATGAGCTCCAAGCTTTGGAGAGTGATACTAAAAGATGACGTAAGTAAATTTGCAAATTACCTACAGAGCGAAGGAGGGATCGACTTAAATGCATATAACAAAGATGGGCtaactattttattatttggtATTGAAAAGGGGTGTGCGGaatgttgttattatttaataaatgagaaaaatgtaaatatttttttaaaagataaaaaagaaaaggaaaatgcaCTGATGAAATGTATGGCTACAGGAAATAACATGATAAATGTTAGTAAACTATtaatagaaaagaaaataaatgtgaatgaaaaaaataaaaatggaaaaactAGTTTACATATAGCTAGCgaacataattatttaaaaggtattgaattattattaaaaaataatgctgATATAAATGCAGTagattatgataataatacaCCATTAATGTGTTCAAttagaagaaataaagaagagTCAGCTCTTCtattaattgaaaataatgcagatgtaaatattaaagatAAAGATATGAACAGTATTCTACATATCTGTGCAAAGGAACACTTAAGTAATATAtcacaatatatattaggaacccacaaatttaatattaacgATTGTATggataaggaaaataatacTCCATTACATATAGCAgcaaaggaaaatataaaaagcctatgcaatttatatttaaaatacaattttgatgaatctataaaaaataataataacgaaACATATAGTGATATcttaaaaaaacatgaagAAAATgctatattaaaagaaaaagaaaaaaaaaaaaattatgaagaaaaggaaataaggaaaagaaaaaattatgaacatgcAATGTTAAAAACGGATGTGTCTAATTTTTTGAAAGCATACAATTTAGAAACACTAATACCACATTTTTACAAGcataactatatatatgtagatagGGCTTTTCTAGAAATTCATGATtcatctttaaaaaaaatgagccTAAATAAAGAAGACAGAAATCGATTTTTCAATGCCCTTGAACAGTATTATGCGGAAATAGAGGAGCAACAAAATGAAAGGAACTTAGCTAATCAACAAATGTTAGATGAACAAAGAAGAACAAGAAAACTAAAATATGTGTCTTATATAGTCtcctttatatttacttCTCTGTTTATATACAGCCTAATCATATCTTTAATCAAGCGGGGGCGATTATTCTTTTGA
- the PmUG01_14030700 gene encoding conserved Plasmodium protein, unknown function: MISSRKFFLKGKEHLNVFDQIKRFKKVHTEKKVISDSSVTLDRHTPIYNKREDNINNNKAYLTSSKGGKNDLTVNTENAKTIRGERPTDSSSNNVDKKNIRRSYMPIVGYEKNVKGLENKLGIWERSATTVSSSGIGTGGGSDSGSGRSNDRGSGRSNDSGNGKGSGIGNGKGSGIGNGKGSGIGNGKGSGIGNGKGTGSGSGTSRSIKWLSNSARNSFNAKSDSENANANVYINKLHDYLDISHKSENDKIKINKLLSKLRKENLTILVILDVLKSLCNLFLKKGSYINYNSDCLVVTEYLNTNNTLKRFKNDFEQYFMYIENYLKKYISFINEQNLFDLLKYFYYLNYSPSLDTMEILQEKFYLHMDKLEILKTVQIYYIIQSYYKHSYMKDVDTFLSLAVDEKLRKCYQDKGISNNCASFIEHTDKDTYRSITSSAVEYTGNGKYTFSNAYDPSSVVYDSTSSTTTLHYEKAKSENSTFNSTTPSLKGPTNRSNYREEHPQSNYENITYNNNNVHSDYTPLNMHSFVNMGDSYVNSVTSNKQNQLHNDKSLPYVSSNTVIHRLENNDKINKVQNNDIILIFKYMQNVPHTMMKFFYEYNIINILEKNINNFSVDSLLLILSIYINSSYKMLVEHILHILYHQIDNMTENNILLLTDCLKKSKNFLNNIKEENRDVSQMESISKMASINNMTSISKMEFINKIIDKIKRENELFIPNNLASIYLNIYKTVYDRASSVSNCNIYNQDNTSELNNFVDSISENTHNTYEFALERSVADSSFKEAHISSGLNSNTYENSDFICAIPLRGEDEKYKVNRNRYTEKTQLTSELVKFCDEYINNISSFPLVLNLYLIYIKSEDIKSKTIYIFEKKIKMNKNKLTQENIADIILSLSIYPYHTTQLFTYLETLINEKLSNIKNNFMYERVHAKIGKEYTREDTRENTRENTRENTRENTRENVREEEDDTNVEMVNERFVNIDNANYLIDISLAYGISGRRNLHFWNLVDVHKIILTCNKKLLLYLAYSFLLTNYYCSLSWFLIIKRIVEDVKAFNKKQYELLYEILKCSVLFNYIDLNHFTNKSFKSIQNRKNAVNSSSYDYYSSSGSGSGSINKNDATAFLKTFHYLLNTSYYHYKMKLINNQYNSNVPYEEVLIYLKLNYEKNVEFKNLYIIPFLLKDYNVIIDPLPSTPIHKSSGYVMGEIQLKHKVFQNDNFVVLSFYDGIWNEFLKYSTNTDQPVYDIKSLAEHFKSYTESHIKIKINNKNNANNSTHLLNEMKKQKGSPFVNYLKYKRTNLSKEQNSKYLINKTNSMMDTYDVHHKYLKIKTKVGKKSM; the protein is encoded by the coding sequence ATGATATCTTcaagaaaattttttctaaaggGGAAGGAACATTTAAACGTTTTTGATCAAATAAAGCGATTTAAAAAAGTTCATACTGAAAAGAAGGTTATATCAGATAGTTCGGTTACTCTCGATAGGCATACCcctatttataataaaagagaagataatattaataataataaagcatATTTGACAAGTTCAAAAGGAGGTAAAAACGATTTAACAGTTAATACGGAAAATGCGAAAACGATAAGGGGTGAAAGACCAACAGATAGTAGCTCAAATAATgtagacaaaaaaaatataagaagaaGTTACATGCCCATAGTAGGGTATGAGAAAAATGTCAAAGGATTGGAAAATAAGTTGGGGATCTGGGAGCGAAGCGCTACTACTGTTAGTAGCAGTGGTATTGGAACAGGTGGAGGCAGTGATAGCGGCAGTGGTAGAAGCAATGATAGGGGCAGTGGTAGAAGCAATGATAGCGGCAATGGTAAAGGCAGTGGTATCGGCAATGGTAAAGGCAGTGGTATCGGAAATGGTAAAGGCAGTGGTATTGGAAATGGTAAAGGCAGTGGTATCGGAAATGGTAAAGGCACAGGAAGTGGAAGTGGCACCAGCAGAAGCATCAAATGGCTGAGTAACAGCGCGCGGAACAGTTTTAATGCGAAGAGCGATAGTGAAAACGCAAATGCAAATGTGTACATCAACAAGTTACATGATTACTTAGACATTTCCCATAAATCGGAAAATGacaagataaaaataaataagctCCTGAGCAAATTAAGAAAGGAGAATTTAACAATTTTAGTTATATTAGATGTATTAAAAAGTTtgtgtaatttatttttaaagaaaggaagctatataaattataattcagATTGTTTAGTAGTTActgaatatttaaatactAATAATACATTGAAGAGATTTAAAAATGACTTTGAACagtattttatgtatatagaaaattatttaaaaaagtatatttcttttattaatgaacagaatttatttgatttattaaaatatttttattatcttaatTATTCACCTTCCTTAGACACTATGGAAATTTTAcaggaaaaattttatttacatatggaTAAACTTGAAATTTTGAAAACtgttcaaatatattatatcatcCAGTCTTATTACAAACATTCCTATATGAAAGATGTTGATACATTTCTGTCCCTTGCTGTTgatgaaaaattaagaaagTGTTACCAGGATAAGGGCATTTCTAACAATTGTGCTTCTTTTATAGAGCATACAGATAAAGACACTTATAGAAGCATTACAAGTAGTGCGGTGGAATATACAGGAAATGGAAAGTACACATTTAGTAATGCTTACGATCCTAGTAGTGTAGTGTATGATAGTACCTCTAGTACTACAACACTCCATTATGAGAAGGCAAAAAGTGAAAATTCTACCTTCAACTCAACTACCCCATCTTTGAAGGGGCCTACAAACAGAAGTAATTACAGAGAAGAGCATCCACAAAGCAACTACgaaaatataacatacaacaacaacaacgtACACAGTGATTATACTCCTTTAAACATGCATAGTTTTGTCAATATGGGAGATTCTTATGTAAATAGCGTAACGAGTAATAAACAAAATCAGCTGCATAATGACAAATCACTGCCATATGTCTCATCAAACACAGTAATACATAGGttagaaaataatgataaaataaataaagtacaaaataacgatattatattaatttttaaatatatgcaaaatgTACCACATACAAtgatgaaatttttttatgaatataacataataaacattttagaaaaaaatataaacaatttcTCAGTGGACTCCTTACTACTTATattaagtatttatataaatagttcatataaaatgttagtagaacatatattacatatctTATATCATCAGATAGATAATATGACAGAAAATAACATACTACTATTAACAGATTGTTtgaaaaaatcaaaaaatttcctgaacaatataaaagaagaaaacagAGATGTTAGTCAAATGGAATCCATCAGCAAAATGGCGTCCATCAATAATATGACGTCCATCAGCAAAATGGAATTcatcaataaaattatagataaaataaaaagagaaaacgAATTATTTATCCCAAATAATCTTGCTTCtatttacttaaatatatacaaaacaGTATATGATAGAGCATCATCAGTGTCTAActgtaatatatacaatcaAGATAATACAAGTGAGCTTAACAATTTCGTGGATAGCATTAGTGAAAACACGCATAATACATATGAGTTCGCCCTAGAAAGGTCCGTAGCTGACTCCTCTTTTAAGGAAGCACATATAAGTAGTGGTTTGAATAGTAATACATATGAAAACTCAGATTTTATCTGCGCTATTCCATTAAGGGGGGAAGACGAGAAATATAAGGTCAACCGAAATAGATACACAGAAAAAACACAGCTCACAAGTGAACTAGTGAAATTCTGTGATGAGTATATTAACAACATATCATCATTTCCATTAGTTTTGAATTTGTAcctcatatatattaaaagcgaagatataaaaagtaaaacaatttacatatttgaaaagaaaattaaaatgaacaaGAACAAATTAACACAAGAAAATATAGCGGATATAATTCTGTCGTTGAGTATATATCCTTATCATACTACACAACTGTTTACCTATTTAGAAACTTTAATAAATGAGAAGCTAAGCAATATAAAGAACAATTTTATGTATGAACGTGTTCATGCAAAAATTGGAAAAGAGTATACAAGAGAAGATACAAGGGAAAATACAAGGGAAAATACAAGGGAAAATACAAGGGAAAATACAAGAGAAAATGTAAGAGAAGAAGAAGATGATACAAATGTAGAAATGGTAAATGAACGTTTTGTAAACATAGATAATGCAAACTACTTAATAGATATATCTTTAGCATATGGAATTAGTGGGAGAAGAAATCTGCATTTCTGGAATTTGGTAgatgtacataaaataatactaacCTGTAacaagaaattattattatatttagcTTATAGCTTTTTGCTGACTAATTATTACTGCTCCTTATCATGGTTCTTAATAATTAAGAGAATTGTAGAAGATGTTAAAGCTTTCAATAAAAAGCAGTAcgaattattatatgaaattttaaaatgtagtgtattatttaattacatCGATTTAAAccattttacaaataaatcaTTTAAGAGCATACAAAATAGGAAAAACGCTGTTAACAGTAGTAGTTATGACTATTACAGTAGCAGCGGAAGTGGAAGTGGTAGTATTAACAAAAACGACGCAActgcttttttaaaaactttcCACTATTTATTGAACACGTCCTACTATCATTACAAGATGAAACTAATAAACAATCAATATAATTCAAATGTACCTTATGAAGAAGTACTTatctatttaaaattaaattacgaaaaaaatgtagaattcaaaaatttgtatataattcCATTTCTGTTGAAAGACTACAACGTAATTATCGACCCGTTACCCTCGACACCTATTCATAAATCTAGTGGTTATGTAATGGGGGAAATACAACTAAAACATAAAGTTTTTCAAAACGATAATTTTGttgttttatctttttatgaTGGTATATGgaatgaatttttaaaatattctacTAACACTGATCAACCAGTTTACGATATTAAGTCCCTAGCTGAGCATTTCAAATCGTACACAGAATcacatattaaaattaaaattaacaataaaaataatgccAATAATAGTACTCATCTCTTGaacgaaatgaaaaaacaaaagggTAGTCCATTCGTTAATTActtaaaatacaaaagaacaaatttATCTAAAGAACAGAATAGCAAATatctaataaataaaacgaaCAGTATGATGGACACTTATGATGTTCaccataaatatttaaaaattaagacTAAAGTTGGTAAAAAGAGCATGTAG
- the PmUG01_14030800 gene encoding conserved Plasmodium protein, unknown function yields MAEVYSSSSIPNGIKDILTSLHEEHVNFQKYLSILKDYLDVDPINNTNKLVRYITNNLNISEIQNNIGHYIADIIVYIQDINKLDKENYSEDLDEEHMERSRKEKGGNKKVHEKGEKKEDKEKDKNEDKKEDKKEEAEENPAFMFSEYRINIKDENLKKYMAKDYRKEIIKNCTKNVNYLKLMYIISTNIFPKNGYVLFINIFHKREINYQYKLLSLEYFANVANKITLERAKYIAQILPLVLENFYNIDGEPYYNDNINNVDILICMCKFVNVLCDESIKAQEDDKQDVALYSIVAFIMRIISYHNTDLSLNRNVEKLFKYINYNNINYEECIKIYFKLSKNLYKSKKEIVVRDCLSSLTWRLSIINPNLHRILERVNILIPNTKACALENSTLEISILCYLILIERINKCCFPLVFSELYLFNLMIRNSYNLILCAPKAREKIRNNLVIKAYHFICICSVLSKVIKKNNNEYYSNIYKFKWRPYDFLKKLYETLYTYRDLKVYSKIIYNCISNIMRNFQWDIFYSLYNKLIIECTTDHVRSIISSFVKDELYKQMLSVVKNCELIKENLQKRECTSTLLISNNDSYKSNAVMSMEQEQDEEDEEDKKKRKKKQKENGIEDTGNFDNKIEINKLGYQIRKIIYILIGEESVLLYIDSITVVLNVIKMILLNKKFRPFYKYILNFDQTSTCFLQNKIKYFHDQIKIEKSVLSSEKRSYNSLTSKANNILEKNITMNNIMSDIDMNKLEIIVMLLSDIEKLIEKIKMNAKN; encoded by the coding sequence ATGGCCGAAGTGTacagtagcagtagtatCCCCAACGGGATAAAAGACATTCTTACCTCTCTACACGAGGAGCATgttaattttcaaaaatatttatcaatCCTAAAAGATTATTTAGATGTTGATCCTATTAATAACACAAACAAGTTAGTAAGGTATATTACAAACAATTTGAACATAAGtgaaattcaaaataatataggtCATTATATCGCAGATATAATAGTGTACATTCaagatattaataaattagataaagaaaattacAGTGAAGATCTAGATGAAGAGCATATGGAAAGAAGTAGGAAGGAAAAGGGGGGGAATAAAAAAGTGCACGAAAAAGGGGAGAAAAAAGAGGACAAAGAAAAGGACAAAAACGAGGACAAAAAGGAGGATAAGAAAGAAGAGGCGGAGGAAAACCCCGCTTTCATGTTTTCTGAATAtaggataaatataaaagatgaaaatttgaaaaaatatatggcaAAAGATTATAgaaaggaaataataaagaattgcacaaaaaatgtaaactATTTAAagttaatgtatataattagtaCAAacatttttccaaaaaatggatatgtattatttattaacatatttcaTAAGCGCGAAATAAACTATCAGTACAAGTTATTATCTCTAGAATACTTTGCCAATGTAGCAAATAAAATTACCCTAGAAAGAGCAAAATATATAGCTCAAATACTACCCCTTgttttagaaaatttttataatattgatGGAGAACCttattataatgataatataaataatgtagaTATActaatatgtatgtgtaaatTCGTTAATGTGTTATGCGATGAATCCATTAAAGCTCAAGAAGATGACAAGCAAGACGTTGCATTATATTCTATAGTCGCTTTTATTATGAGAATTATAAGTTATCATAATACAGATTTATCATTAAATAGAAATgtggaaaaattatttaaatatataaattataacaatataaattatgaagaatgtataaaaatatatttcaaattatcaaaaaatcTGTATAAatctaaaaaagaaattgtgGTTAGGGATTGCTTGTCATCATTAACTTGGAGACTAAGTATAATAAATCCAAACTTACATAGAATTTTAGAGAgggtaaatattttaattcccAACACAAAAGCATGTGCATTAGAAAATTCTACCTTAGAAATATCTATCCTATGCTATTTAATCCTAAtagaaagaataaataaatgttgtTTTCCTCTTGTCTTTtcagaattatatttatttaatttaatgatCAGAAATAGTTATAATCTAATTCTATGTGCACCTAAAGCAAGAGAAAAGATTAGAAACAATTTAGTTATCAAAGCATATCATTTTATATGCATTTGTTCAGTTCTGTCtaaagttattaaaaaaaataataatgagtattatagtaatatttataagtttAAATGGAGACCTTatgattttcttaaaaaattatatgaaacaCTATATACTTATAGAGACTTGAAggtatattcaaaaataatatataactgtaTAAGTAATATTATGAGAAATTTCCAATgggatatattttattccctctataataaattaataattgaATGTACTACTGATCATGTTAGGAGTATAATTTCCTCCTTTGTAAAAGATGAATTGTATAAACAAATGCTAAGTGTCGTTAAAAATTGTGAACTCATTAAAGAAAACTTACAAAAAAGAGAATGCACTTCTACATTATTAATTAGTAACAATGATTCTTACAAAAGTAATGCAGTTATGTCAATGGAACAGGAACAGGATgaagaagatgaagaagataaaaaaaaaagaaaaaagaaacaaaaagaaaatggaATAGAAGACACAGGAAATTTTGATAATAAgattgaaataaataaattaggatatcaaataaggaaaattatttatatattaataggTGAAGAATctgttcttttatatattgattCAATTACTGTTGTgctaaatgtaataaaaatgattttattaaataaaaaatttcggcccttttataaatatattttaaattttgatcAAACGTCTACAtgttttttacaaaataaaataaaatattttcatgatcaaattaaaatagaaaaatctGTTTTATCAAGCGAAAAACGTAGTTATAATTCCTTAACCTCAAAAGCAAATAATATACTAGAAAAGAATATCACCATGAACAACATTATGAGTGATATTGATATGAACAAATTGGAAATTATTGTTATGTTATTATCAGATATTGAAAAACTCAttgagaaaattaaaatgaatgcAAAGAATTAG